The genomic segment ACGGCAGAAAACCTTGAGAAAAAGCCAGCATCTTCCAGCTGTGCTTTGCTCCTCTGCGGTTGAGAAACAGAGTTTAATTTCACCTCCTTTATCTACAGTTAGCAACTGTACAAATGTAGCATTTCCACAGCCGGTATATAGAAATAGTGTCTGTTGTTCAGGAACTGGTTGCTCTTTGGAAAATTCATTGGATCACCTTCATAGGAGAGGACAGGAAACTGAATGGAGGATGCCACCTCCAGTTACTTCAAGCTGTTTACTTGTGAATAACAATGAACTGATTCATAGTCAGCAATATGGTAATCCTCTTGTGAAAAATAACTCATTGCATCATGGACCTGGCAACATGCAGGTTAACTCTGTGGCCAGAATCACAAAAGAAACTGGGAAACCACCTGGAGTGCATTTACCTCTATGTCGAGGATATGGAACTTACAATAGTAGCATTCTACAAGATCCCAGATATTCTGCACTCTCGTATGAAAACTCTAATGGAAATGTACCAAGCCATAGTAACATGTCTATGCGTAACATCCAAGACTTCCAGAAAGGTCCCTTGCATCCATTTGCAAGAACTGAAGTGCAACAAATACAACCATCTTTGTATTGTGATAAGCTATCACCGCCAAAGTTTCCAATGCCAATTCAGCCAAAAGTTTTGCACTCTCGGAACACTATTTCAAACCAGCAAAGTGCAGGTACTTACTCATTGTTACATCCACATAGCTACAAAGCACAGGTGGGCCATTATTCCGTTCCATGCACAGTTGGGCAGCTGCCTGTACCCAGTTCCACTTTTGCTGGCCAACTTAGTCCAGGGAATCCTTACGTACAGACTTTAGAATCTCTTGGATATCCTGCTCATCCTCCTTCAAAGCAGAAAAGTGTGTCTGTGACCAATCCTTTGATTCATCCTGCATCACAGCCTACAGCGCAACCAGCTGAGTTTGAGCCACAGAGTCCCTCTGGAAACAAAGTGTCTCCATCTCACCAAGATCCAACAAATGCAAGGCATCTTTCACCAGACATGTTACGTTTCAGGTCACAAATCATTGCACAAACAAATGAACAGTGCTACAATTCATTAAGCTCGCTTTATAGTAAGGACTATGCTGGTCAGCAACAGTTGATAAGTAAACACAGTGCCTTTCACCCTGTACAATCTGGAAAACAACTGAAGGGGCCATTTGAGAGACCTGCTGGCTCCCCTGCAGATCAAAGACCAAAGGACATTTATATGCAGAAGCATAGCCCAAGCATTTCATCCAGTGGTGATCATGGTAGGCCTATATTCAGTAAAGAAACTGAGAACCTAAATAATAAACCAGTAGAACTTAGACTGGAAAGCCCACCAAAAAGTTATACTGCTAGTCCAACCAGAAGAACATCTGTGATTAATTTCTCTCCTGCTTCCTCCCCTGCTTCTAATGAAAGCAAGAGGgcaactccccctccttcccctcctatGCCAGTGATAAACAATGTGTTCAGTTTGGCACCTTACAAAGCTTACCTAGAAGCCACAGGTCTGTTCTTTTCAAAATGCCTGAAATGTCGGCTGGACTGCGATAAATCATGTTCATGTTCTTTAGAAAATAAAACCCGAAACTGCAGAAATGATGGTGTCGTGGATCTGGATTCCAATAAGCATAGCCCTCTGAGGGTTCCAAAGGCCATCAATGAGTTGCAACCTAAGAATGCTGAATTGAGAAAAGACGACCCTTCTGTGTGCGTAGAACCTACTAATGCAAAAGGGGATGATGAACTAAATAAAACAGTAATTGAGAAGAACTCTTCCGACATTCTGCACCAAGAGATTAATTTTTCACCTGACCTCAGTAGGCTTATAAATGGCACACCTCAGCAACATGGTAATTGTGATACAACTTGTGCAGTTGACCATGATGATGGGAAGCTTGAGATGAACAAAACGAATTCTGACACGGCGTTGGACCTCAGCATTAAGACAAAAAATCCACTTTTGGATGTCACTAAGCAAACACCAGTTTCTGATGGGCCTGAAGAATTGAAAAGCACCAAAGAAA from the Carcharodon carcharias isolate sCarCar2 chromosome 32, sCarCar2.pri, whole genome shotgun sequence genome contains:
- the c32h15orf39 gene encoding uncharacterized protein C15orf39 homolog isoform X2, producing MMANKRNLDRMDSLICSKMPRLENEHSGLSAGLCKPSPLPSYGVENPLKYTGSYLAYHLRNRDGANLLPGAWNQPRPYMQHMGSPNIQSQPGDISRLSSHLYQTESETGPRTFQSSVSENDKLDLVKDLMNVRSKWVTFVERQKTLRKSQHLPAVLCSSAVEKQSLISPPLSTVSNCTNVAFPQPVYRNSVCCSGTGCSLENSLDHLHRRGQETEWRMPPPVTSSCLLVNNNELIHSQQYGNPLVKNNSLHHGPGNMQVNSVARITKETGKPPGVHLPLCRGYGTYNSSILQDPRYSALSYENSNGNVPSHSNMSMRNIQDFQKGPLHPFARTEVQQIQPSLYCDKLSPPKFPMPIQPKVLHSRNTISNQQSAGTYSLLHPHSYKAQVGHYSVPCTVGQLPVPSSTFAGQLSPGNPYVQTLESLGYPAHPPSKQKSVSVTNPLIHPASQPTAQPAEFEPQSPSGNKVSPSHQDPTNARHLSPDMLRFRSQIIAQTNEQCYNSLSSLYSKDYAGQQQLISKHSAFHPVQSGKQLKGPFERPAGSPADQRPKDIYMQKHSPSISSSGDHGRPIFSKETENLNNKPVELRLESPPKSYTASPTRRTSVINFSPASSPASNESKRATPPPSPPMPVINNVFSLAPYKAYLEATGLFFSKCLKCRLDCDKSCSCSLENKTRNCRNDGVVDLDSNKHSPLRVPKAINELQPKNAELRKDDPSVCVEPTNAKGDDELNKTVIEKNSSDILHQEINFSPDLSRLINGTPQQHGNCDTTCAVDHDDGKLEMNKTNSDTALDLSIKTKNPLLDVTKQTPVSDGPEELKSTKEISNEKEENTAESESNAEKQESKAPSVEHGDKTIVTNSIETSSMSDRHRIEMNKYKILRPAPPKVAENHSIRPSEGITEVKKFSLIGSVDPSVLILRNLKPLKRILPDVAKSIVSSVPEARKSPCETKVDLPCNDGAMQNENDAYNYFVHLHQSLCDMITQSVAETSEEVLRACLQDVEGQENPKLRSSLKSKNSPRNFEALKMSKSKGIWRNHGRVQLTLQKLLSHLESYIYSRTCPFPHVIRAGTIFIPIYLVKEKLFSSLKGATIDKVFQEHKIELRPTTLSEEKKLQNELQLQRCSSRLIKLLSLKQLPEIYQDLLDVLWHSCVKIHLDLPSHVGLDAPVQVSKMMQT